Proteins co-encoded in one Ralstonia sp. RRA genomic window:
- the xdhC gene encoding xanthine dehydrogenase accessory protein XdhC, with protein sequence MDHTQLRPFRFADVLATVQAGQPCVLVTVTDVQGSAPREPGTLMLVGTDGFFGTIGGGHLEWRAMEIAQAMMEAPKVGGEARRQFVRIPLGPALGQCCGGVVRLSLERLDARDADWIALADDAMRQRRSLRRFVSADAAMPVEATIGDAAAAGVALDASGFTQTVLPPDMSIVLCGAGHVGHAIVRALAHLPCRVTWVDERDAMFPFPTEVPPNVVIESTDTPEAVIDQAPAGSYFLVMTHNHALDLALCERIMRRTDFAYFGLIGSKTKRARFEHRMVEHGVDPARLPEMVCPIGVAGIADKAPDIIAVSVVAQLLQVRELQQHALSSASSGAAVPYRVPTSV encoded by the coding sequence ATGGACCACACGCAACTGCGCCCGTTCCGCTTCGCCGACGTGCTTGCTACCGTGCAGGCCGGGCAGCCGTGCGTGCTGGTCACCGTGACGGACGTGCAGGGCTCGGCCCCGCGCGAACCCGGCACGCTCATGCTGGTCGGAACTGACGGCTTCTTCGGCACCATCGGCGGCGGCCATCTGGAATGGCGAGCGATGGAAATCGCACAAGCCATGATGGAGGCGCCCAAGGTTGGCGGAGAAGCTCGCCGCCAGTTCGTTCGCATTCCGCTCGGCCCCGCATTGGGCCAGTGCTGTGGCGGCGTAGTACGCCTGTCGCTGGAGCGCCTTGATGCGCGTGATGCAGATTGGATCGCCCTGGCCGACGACGCCATGCGCCAACGCCGCAGCCTGCGCCGTTTTGTCTCCGCAGATGCCGCTATGCCTGTTGAAGCGACCATCGGCGATGCCGCTGCAGCGGGCGTTGCGCTCGATGCCAGCGGTTTCACGCAAACGGTATTGCCGCCTGACATGTCGATCGTACTCTGCGGCGCGGGCCATGTCGGCCACGCCATCGTGCGTGCGCTGGCTCACCTGCCCTGCCGCGTGACGTGGGTGGACGAGCGCGATGCGATGTTCCCGTTCCCCACCGAGGTGCCGCCGAACGTCGTCATCGAATCCACCGATACGCCGGAAGCCGTAATCGACCAAGCGCCCGCCGGCAGCTACTTCCTGGTCATGACGCACAACCATGCGTTGGACCTCGCGCTGTGCGAACGCATCATGCGCCGCACGGACTTTGCGTACTTCGGCCTGATCGGCTCCAAGACCAAGCGCGCGCGCTTCGAGCACCGCATGGTGGAGCACGGTGTGGACCCGGCACGCCTGCCGGAAATGGTGTGCCCGATCGGTGTGGCGGGCATCGCGGACAAGGCGCCGGATATCATTGCGGTATCCGTCGTCGCGCAACTGCTGCAGGTGCGAGAGCTGCAACAACATGCGCTCAGCAGCGCTAGCAGCGGCGCGGCGGTCCCTTACCGCGTCCCCACATCCGTCTGA